A segment of the Aureliella helgolandensis genome:
GCCGTAAGCGATTCGCAGCGTTTCCCGATGTCGGAAATCGCGAAGGGCGCGCATTATGCTCCGCGAGTCCCCGGCGACGTCAATTTCCGCAGCAATTTCATCTTTGAGGATTTGAACATCGACGGGGCGTCCCGCGGTCATCCTCAAGAGATCGAAGGCCTCTGAATCGGCTACCAATCGTTCCGCCATGTATTGGCTGGTGGAGAACAAGGCGAGCAATGTTTCCAGCGCATCGGGCTCACGTTCAAACAACGCGGCCCAAGATTGGGGAGATCGGGCTCCCTCCAAAAAACGACAAAGGTTGACCAAGACTCGCTCGGGATCGGCCAGACTTGGAAGCTGTTGTTCGAGTTGGTGAAGAAGGAAGTCGAAGAGGTCCGACGGCAATCCCAACGCCGCGAGTCCTGCCACATGGTGGGCTGCGGCGGTTGCGTCGGCAGTTCCGAATTTCTGCGCGATGGGTAGGAATGTGTCCGACATAATTGGTGGCGCAAGTGGAAATGGCAATATTATAGCCCCACTGTTCCTTGCAGGGCGAGTGGTCACTCTGGCCACGGTGGATGGGGTAAAACACTATAGCAATTCACTGCATAACGGCTGGTGGATCTGGGAGTCCGCCAAATGGGTAAGGCTGGATTCGCTACTGCTGTCACGCGATTCGGGGAGCATCACCAGCGTTCGCATTAAATGCGCATTGGAAACATGTGCATTGGAATCCGCAGTCCGTGAGAAGTGCAGGGGCGATTTCACTGCGAGGACGGAAAAAGTGCCTAAATCGCCTACTCGGCCTGCTGGGGCTCAATCTTAGGCTGGTTGGGCTTTCCCGCCATTTTTAGAAATCGACCTTTTTCAGGAATTGGCTGGGTGAGGCTCAGACGGGGTCGCGGAAACGGTAGCCGCTGACTAAAATCTGAACTCTAATGGACTGCGCAAATTCTTTTATTGCGCCAATTAAAATATCGGATGGGTGGCAGAGTGGTCTAATGCGGCGGTCTTGAAAACCGCTGTACCGCAAGGTACCGGGGGTTCGAATCCCTCCCCATCCGCTTTAAGGGTTCTAACCGCACTTGGCTGGTTGGTTGATGAGATTATGTCCAATGTCTGCGAAGTCCATCATCCACTCATCGCGCATCACCTAACCATTTTGCGAGATCAGGCGACTCGGCCGGCTCTCTTTCGAGACTGTGTCCGGCGTCTTTCTACCTTGTTGGCGGTATCTGCCACCGGTGACCTGTCACTCAACGATCGCAGCGTCACCACTCCCATCCAGCCGACCGGTGGTTCCGCGCTTGCCCAGCGGATAGGAATTGTGCCGATTTTGCGAGCCGGATTGGGGATGGTCGATCCACTACTGGATTTGCTACCGGATGCGGAGATCTGGCACTTGGGGATGTACCGTGATGAGGCGACGGCTCAGCCCGTTGAGTACTATTCAAAGTTGCCCCCCGGGAATCCTTGCGACGTAGGATTTGTGATTGATCCGATGTTGGCTACTGGGGGAAGTATACTATCTGCTATCGAAGCTTTGCATCGTTGGGGTTGCCAGGATGTGCGGGTGCTGAGTCTGATTGCCGCGCGGCCTGGAATCGAGCGGCTGCAGAGCGCGTTTCCGCAGGTCAAGCTGTTTGTCGCCGCCATCGATCCGGAATTGAATACCGACAATTTCATCGTGCCAGGGCTGGGCGATGCTGGTGATCGCATTTTCAATACCTGAGCTTTGCTTCCTGCGCCCTATCCCTTCTTGTGACGAGTCTTGTATTCCATGAGTCGCTTTCTCCTCGTACTAACCCCCTTCGCGTTGACTTTGCTGGCGTGTGCGCCCGGACCAGTCGCATCTACCAAGGAGCGGCTAGTCGCATGGGCCGAACTCGAGGCCGAGCTAGCGGAGCAACCCGCTGAGGAGCTGCGGGGACGCATTGCGCGTGTCTTGGAGACTGGTCGCACCGCCAGAACACTGAGTGCGAATGAAAACGCTGCTTGGCAAATCATGCACGGCGTCGCCTGCTATGGCAGCGACTTGTTGCTGCAGACGCCCGATCGCGGTGAGGTCTCAGCCGTCGAGTACGCCTTCACGGGAGGGCAGATTCATGGATTGGAAATGTATCCTGGAGTGGCCAGCTTGCCGGCGACTGGCCAGCCCGGCTTGCAGGCTCGATTAGAGCCGGGGAGCTATATCGGGCAGGGGCATGTCGACCAATGGATTGCCATCTGTGCGATGGCAGACCTGCCGCTGGAGACTCCTATTCAACTAGGCAGTCAGCAGTACTCTCTGGAGTCCTGGGTTCGGCAGGCTCAATATGACGCGACTCAGGGGCTGTTGGCCGAGTATGGTTGGACTCTGATCGCGCTGACTCACTACCTGCC
Coding sequences within it:
- the upp gene encoding uracil phosphoribosyltransferase; translated protein: MSNVCEVHHPLIAHHLTILRDQATRPALFRDCVRRLSTLLAVSATGDLSLNDRSVTTPIQPTGGSALAQRIGIVPILRAGLGMVDPLLDLLPDAEIWHLGMYRDEATAQPVEYYSKLPPGNPCDVGFVIDPMLATGGSILSAIEALHRWGCQDVRVLSLIAARPGIERLQSAFPQVKLFVAAIDPELNTDNFIVPGLGDAGDRIFNT
- a CDS encoding ADP-ribosylation factor-directed GTPase activating protein isoform b, which codes for MSRFLLVLTPFALTLLACAPGPVASTKERLVAWAELEAELAEQPAEELRGRIARVLETGRTARTLSANENAAWQIMHGVACYGSDLLLQTPDRGEVSAVEYAFTGGQIHGLEMYPGVASLPATGQPGLQARLEPGSYIGQGHVDQWIAICAMADLPLETPIQLGSQQYSLESWVRQAQYDATQGLLAEYGWTLIALTHYLPQEPQWKISTGQTVSWEQLVDHEVRQGLESTACGGTHRLAGIVRALRAKENLGLPDTAVWQRARAMVDGCIEDARLNRGADGRLSSYYFERPGGTLDATAELASAGHVIEFLALALPTEQELAAPWVEVSVNRLCSLLEATSATEMDCGALYHGLNGLRIYQERRFGVR